One Microplitis mediator isolate UGA2020A chromosome 3, iyMicMedi2.1, whole genome shotgun sequence DNA segment encodes these proteins:
- the LOC130666120 gene encoding mitogen-activated protein kinase 1 — MASEGSANVNPNAEIVRGQVFEVGPRYTNLSYMGEGAYGMVVSAYDNVTKTKVAIKKISPFEHQTYSQRTLREIKILTRFRHENIIDIRDIIRAPSIDLMKDVYIVQCLMETDLYKLLKTQAISNDHICYFLYQILRGLKYIHSANVLHRDLKPSNLLLNTTCDLKICDFGLARVADPDHNHAGFLTEYVATRWYRAPEIMLNSKGYTKSIDIWSVGCILAEMLSRRAIFPGKHYLDQLNHILGVLGSPSSEDLECIINEKARNYLQSLPYKPKVPWTSLFPNADPRALDLLDKMLTFNPNKRIVVEDALAHPYLEQYYDPADEPVAEEPFRFDMELDDLPKEVLKQYIFDETAQFSENHQDNTM, encoded by the exons ATGGCGAGTGAAGGTTCAGCAAATGTTAATCCTAATGCTGAAATAGTGAGAGGACAGGTGTTTGAAGTGGGCCCGAGGTATACTAATCTCTCGTACATGGGCGAAGGTGCTTACGGGATGGTCGT ATCAGCTTATGACAACGTGACGAAAACAAAAGTTGCTATTAAAAAGATATCACCGTTCGAGCATCAGACATACAGCCAAAGGACGTTGCGGGAAATAAAAATCCTCACGAGATTTCggcatgaaaatataatagacATAAGGGATATAATACGTGCGCCAAGTATTGATCTGATGAAAGACGTTTATATTGTTCAATGTCTTATGGAAACAGATTTGTATAAATTGTTAAAGACACAAGCCATAAGCAATgatcatatatgttattttctaTATCAAATACTACGAGGATTAAAGTACATACACTCAGCAAATGTTTTGCACCGTGATTTGAAGCCAAgtaatttacttttgaatACCACGTGTGACCTTAAAATATGTGACTTTGGATTGGCGCGTGTCGCGGATCCAGATCACAATCACGCGGGTTTTCTCACCGAGTACGTTGCCACCAGGTGGTATCGCGCCCCAGAGATAATGCTCAACTCAAAAGGTTACACAAAGTCAATAGACATTTGGTCCGTGGGTTGTATTTTGGCGGAAATGCTGTCACGTCGTGCAATATTTCCCGGCAAACACTATTTGGATCAGTTGAATCACATTCTCGGTGTTCTCGGTTCTCCTTCTTCTGAAGACCTCGAGTGCATCATCAATGAgaag gcgcgtaattatttacaatcgTTACCGTACAAACCCAAAGTACCGTGGACTAGTTTATTTCCAAATGCGGATCCACGTGCGCTTGATTTGCTTGACAAAATGCTGACATTCAATCCAAATAAAAGGATCGTCGTTGAAGATGCACTTGCGCATCCCTACCTCGAGCAGTATTATGACCCCGCTGACGag CCCGTCGCGGAAGAGCCATTTAGATTTGATATGGAGCTGGATGATCTTCCGAAAGAAGTTCTCAAGCAGTACATATTCGATGAGACCGCACAGTTTTCGGAAAATCACCAGGATAATACAATGTAG